A window of the Henckelia pumila isolate YLH828 chromosome 3, ASM3356847v2, whole genome shotgun sequence genome harbors these coding sequences:
- the LOC140889559 gene encoding probable cytokinin riboside 5'-monophosphate phosphoribohydrolase LOGL3 — protein MGKIDKAAQDGGSEVLGIIPTNSTNLIGETIGEEMKVDNMHERINQMIEHSDAFIALLGGFGTFEKKFHTVCSAQLNIHHKPIGLLNVNNYNDKLISFLDDVVEQGFISQASRKMLISATDESGLINLLQ, from the coding sequence ATGGGGAAAATCGACAAAGCAGCACAAGACGGGGGAAGTGAAGTCTTGGGTATTATCCCAACAAATTCGACTAATCTTATTGGAGAAACAATAGGGGAAGAAATGAAAGTGGATAATATGCATGAGCGGATTAATCAAATGATTGAACATTCAGACGCTTTCATTGCTTTGCTAGGAGGTTTTGGTACTttcgaaaaaaaatttcacactGTCTGTTCGGCACAACTAAATATTCACCATAAGCCAATCGGTTTGTTAAATGTTAATAATTACAATGATAAACTAATATCATTTCTTGATGATGTTGTGGAACAGGGATTCATATCACAAGCATCGAGAAAGATGTTGATTTCTGCTACAGATGAAAGTGGACTTATTAATTTACTGCAATGA